CTCTATCTCTCATCAACTCAAGTTCGTATTCTTTCCAGCCTACAAGGGATTCCTCCACCACTATTTCGCCTGACATACTGGCTTCAAGTGCGACTTTTGCAGCATCCAGGAGTTCTTCTACGTTGTACACGATCGCACTTCCTGTACCGCCCAATGTAAAAGACGAACGAAGAATAAGGGGGAATTTCATTTCTGTTAACAGTGACTTTACTTCACTTATGTCTTTTACGATTTTGCTCTGCGGAACCTTCAACCCGATAGCTTCCATTGATTCCCGGAAGAGTCTTCTGCTTTCCGCTTTACGAATGGCCTGAAGTGAGGCCCCTATTAACTGGACTCCATATTTTTCAAGAATCCCGTTTTCGGCCAAGGCGACCGCTGTATTTAATCCAGTTTGACCTCCTACCGTGGAAAGTATCGCATCGGGATGTTCACGTTTGATTATTTTTTCCAAAACTTCGGGAGTTATGGGTTCAATGTAGGTTCTATCTGCCATTTGGGGATCAGTCATTATAGTAGCGGGATTACTGTTGATGAGGATCACCTCATACCCCTCTTCCTTGAGGGCTTTGCAGGCCTGCGTGCCCGAGTAATCAAACTCACATGCCTGGCCAATTACGATGGGGCCTGAACCGATGATGAGGATCTTTTTTAGATCATTTCTTTTGGGCATTTGTTCCTCTGTTTTTTATCAAGTCGATAAAGATTTCAAAGATGTACCTTGTATCGTGCGGCCCGGGGGCTGCTTCAGGATGATACTGGACACCTATGGCCATGATCTCTGGGAAGTATATACCCTCCACAGTTTCGTCATTGAGGTTCATGTGTATTATGCTGCTTTTTTGAAGGGAAACGGGGGTCACTATGAAACCATGGTTCTGGGAGGTTATCTCAATTTTTCCTTTCAATTGATTCAGCACTGGTTGATTGAGACCACGGTGACCAAATTTTAGTTTTTCTGTTTTTCCACCCAACGCCAACCCTAGAATCTGGTGGCCGAGGCATATGCCAAAAATAGGAACTATTCCCAATAGTTTTCTGACTGTATCCACTACGTAAGTTAGTGCTGCTGGATCACCGGGACCGTTGGAGAGCAGCACACCGTCCGGTTCGGAAGACAATATCTCTTCTGACGACGTATGCGCAGGAACCACTAGTACTTTACAATCCAGTGCCTCTAAACAGCGGAGAATGCTGAATTTAACCCCACAATCAACAACGACAATTAAGGGTCTTCCCAACTGTTTGGAGATGCTTTTCAGATCATATTCTATCCATTTTCTGGTTCCCCGTTCCCATAAGTACGGTTTAGGAGTCGTAATGGGAGACACAAGATCTTTTCCTACAAGGCTAGGGTAAGCCTTAAGCTTTTCAAGGAGTGCGTTTACATCTGTGGTTTCTGTGGAGATTGCCCCTTTCATGGCTCCTTTATCGCGTATCCTGCGGGTCAAAGCTCTCGTATCTATGTCCTCTATACCGATTTTCCCATGTGCTTCTAAAAACTCACCTAGTGTTCTCTGGGAGCGCCAGTTACTGGGATAAGGTTGGTATTCCTTTACTATGAATCCTTCCATGTAGATTGTCGCTGATTCCATGTCTTCATCGTTAATCCCGTAATTACCTATTAACGGGTAGGTCATCGTTACGATCTGTCCGTAATAAGAGGGATCTGTGAGGACTTCCTGATAGCCGGTCATCCCGGTGTTAAAGACAACTTCCCCGAAAACCTCTCCTCTTCCAGCAAATGCTTTTCCCTCGAAGACGCTCCCGTCTTCAAGGACAAGCAAAGCTGGAAGAGTGAGTTTTTTCATGTTCATTCGTTTTAACTATTATAGCATCGGCAGGTATTTTTCAATCTCATACTGACTCACGTGTGTTCTAAAACGGTCCCACTCAACCTTTTTGTTTTCGATGAATTTATCGAAAATATGATCACCAAGGGCTTCACGAACTAGATCGCTCTTTGAAGTTATCTGTAAAGCTTCGTAGAGGCTTCCAGGAAGGGATTCTATACCAGCTTTTTCCCTTGCTTTTTCATCCATTTCAAAGATGTCCTCTTCTATCGGATCCGGCAGTTCATATTTCATTTCTATACCTTTTAGGCCCGCAGCAAGCATCACTGCAAAAGCCAGGTAGGGGTTGCAAGCCGGATCGGGAGATCTGAACTCTATTCTGGTTGCCTGTTCTTTTCCAGGTTTATACATGGGAACACGAATCATCGTTGACCTGTTACGCCGTGCCCAGGATACGTATACAGGAGCTTCATATCCAGGCACGAGACGTTTGTAGGAATTGACCCACTGGTTGCATACCGCTGTGATTTCTCGAGCATGTTTTAGAAGGCCTGCAATGTATTGTTTTCCCACTTCTGAGAGGTGATACTTGTCTTGTGGATCGAAAAAGGCGTTTTTATTTCCCTTGAAGAGGGATTGATGTGTGTGCATCCCGCTTCCGTTCTGTCCAAACAGAGGTTTGGGCATGAATGTTGCGTAGACCCCGTTTTGCCTTGCTATTTCCTTAACAGCTGTTCGGTAAGTCATAACTTTATCAGCCATAGAAAGAGCATCGTCGTACCGTAAATCTATCTCGTGTTGGCTGGGGGCAACCTCGTGATGGGAGTATTCAACCCTTATTCCCATGTCTTGAAGCGCAAACACTGTCTGTCTGCGAAGGTCTGTTCCTCTGTCAATTGGCAGCCCGTCAAAATAGCCACCTTTATCTAGGATCTGGGGAGAATCGTCACTCACAAAGTAGAAGTACTCGAGTTCAGGACCTACGTAAAAAGTGTAACCTTTCTCTTCTGCTTTTTTTAACGCTCGTTTTAATGCATATCTAGGATCGCCCTCGTAAGGTGTTCCATCAGGATTGAGTATATCACAAAACATGCGTGCAACAGGCCTGTCCATTGGTCTCCACGGGATAATCTGAAATGTTGTAGGATCTGGTCGAGCGATCATATCGCTTTCCTCTATCCTGCAAAATCCCTGGATGGATGAACCATCGAACCCCATTCCTTCTTCGAGTCCTTCTTCCAGTTCGGAAGGTGTAATGGCGAATACTTTCAACATTCCGAGTATATCGGTGAACCAGAACTGGATAAAACTGACCTCACGCTCTTTGACAACTTTTAAAACGTCCTCTTTTGTTTTGCATGCTAACATTGGTAAACCTCCTTGTGTTATTTGGGTAAAAGCAATAGGTTGTGATCATTCCACCGGTGTGTTTTCTATGAGACACCAAACTCCTGTGGGACACGCGTTTACGCAAAAACCACAGCCTATGCATTTTTCATCGTTTGTTTGGTATTCGAATTCGTTGCCATTCTTTTGGGTTCTCGTTATTGCCCCCTGGGGACATATCGATTCGCAAACACCGCAATCACGACACACACCACAGGAAGCACAGTTTTCTGCCCATAACTCTAAACTGTTGATTGTAGGATTGCGCGCCTCTAAGTACTCCAGTTTTACCCTTTTGGGATCCACTGTAAGTTTTTGTTCAAAAATTTTCCTCTTATCCCTGATGATACCGTCGATTATTTCTGCGACAAACCGACCGGCCCCTATCGCTTCTGTTAGAAGACCCTGTCTCACTACATCACCAATCGCAAACACCTGGGGATCACTGGTTTGATAGTTTTTATCCACTACGATGAAACCTTTCGAAGTAGGTATTTCTGGGGGTAGAAAATCGAGATCTGGTTGATCGCCTATGGCTACGACAACTGTGTCTGCAGCGATGAAGCTTCCGTCTTTTAAGAATACGCCTTCATCGGTTATGCGATCTGTGAAACAAGGCCAGCGGAATTGGGCACCCACTGCTTCCGCCGCTTTACGTTCCTTGCCGAAGGAAGCAGGTTGCTGTATATCTATTAACGTGACTTCTGTGGCTCCTCCGCGAATGGCCTCCACGGCCACGTCACAACCCACGTTACCGGCACCGATCACCACCACCTTTTTGCCCACTTTGATGTTTCCTTGTTTACTCTGTTTGAGAAAGTGCGTTGCAGGGATGCTCTTTTCAATTCCAGGTACGGGAAGCATCCGGGGCTTCTGAGCTCCTGCAGCGATTATGACAAATGTGTATTTTTCCTTAAGCATTAAGAATTTTTCTTTAGTTACGTGGAAATTGGTGTGAATACGTATCCTCTCCTCTATTCGTTTCAACTCATGTGCGACAACTTCCTCTGGTATGCGACTCGTGGGAATTAGGGATGTGATTTTTCCTCCTATTGTTTCTGATTGTTCGAAGATTTCAGGTTCATGGCCTTTCATCCAGAGTTGCCAGGCGACAGACAAACCAGCTGGACCTCCCCCAATGACGGCTATCTTGTGACCACTTTTGGGCAAGGGTGAAGGCGGCTGTGCCTCTAAGCTCGCTTTGCCAAGAACTGTGACATCCACCGGCGAAAACTTCATTGTTTTTCTTGTGCAGTTTTCCATGCACAAATTTGGGCAGAGATGCCCGCAGACTGTTGCGGGGAACGGAGTGTAGTGTAGAGATAGATCAATGGCTTCTTTTACGAGACCCTTGCGAATTAATTCCCACCTTTTTTGGACGGGTATTCCAGTGGGACAGTTTGCTTGACACGGAGGGAAATACTTACCGTTTTCCCAGACTGGGATGAACCTCCGTAGATCTCCAGTGGTAATCACCTCTATAGAACTTTTATCTATGTCTATAATATCACCTATTAGTCCACCTGTTCCTAGTTCTCTCTCCCAAACTTCTTCACGAAACTGCTTTATATTTTTTGCTATGTTCTGTTTCCTCTCATGGGGTTTTCTGGCTACCAGGACGAGCCAGTCGTTTCTTTTGGTACCCAGTTCATGGAAGAGCTCTGGCAATCCGATGATCTTTAGGAAATTCTGTAAATTATTAGAAAGCCAGTTCCACTCCTCATCATCCGGTTCCTTTATCATTGCATCTTCTTCGCTGTATCCTTTGTGTTTCCCACGGAAGAAGATCTTGCCACCAACCATTCCCACACAGGGACGATGACCCAAGATGTTGTCAACTCGGTCCGTGTTCCATCCACATATTACGGCAATCCCCCCTGCCATAAACTCAGCAAATGCGTCACCCACACTACCTAGGACCCAAAGTTCTGGTGGATCGTAGCGTGGGTTATGTTTTGTCATCGTCATACCCCGAGCACCAATATCACCGGCTACGAATATCTTCCCCTGCGCCATGGCGTTACCTGTTCCATTCGAGGCGTGACCTCTTATGACAATTTGAGCACCAGTATTTAACCACCCTACGTCGTCTGAGGCTGGCCCGTCCACTTCTATAAACGTATTGGGAGCTCCCATTGATCCTAGCCTTTGACCAGGTGCACCAGATATCTTTAGGAATACCTGATCCCTACCGGCAGACCATAAGCGACCACCTATCCCATGTTGACCGTACGCTATTACATGGATTTTCCGATGTCCTTCTTTAACTGCATTTTGAATGCGCTCCTCCAATACCCGGGAATCGACGCGCATTCCGTTCTCCATACCCGAAATTGTAATTGTATACTGGTTCGGTTCTTCTTTTTGTCTCATGTCTAAACTACATATTTTATTTCCAGCCTCTTTGCGGCATGGTAGTCTGAAATCCCAATGGCATCGGACATACCTATGGGAAGTGAAGTTGAACGCCCTAAGGGTGCTACGATTTTTTTTAGTTCGGTGTCAAAGCTGACAAATATGTCTACTGTGCGTTCCGCAACCTTTTCAGGGTCTAGACGTCTGTACAGTCTTGGATCCTGAGAAGTGATGCCTTTGGGACATTGACCTGTATTACAGATGTTGCAACGGTCATTTTCTGAGCCTACGCAGCCCCCTGCAGCTTGGAGTATGTACTTGCCTACCTGGACACCGCTTGCACCCAACATGATGAGTGCTGCGGCATTAGCAGCTAGGTTTCCTGTTTTTCCAACTCCACCGGCGGCGAAGAGAGGAATTTCATTTTGTTTGCCCACTTTAACGAGATTTAAGTAGGCATCACGTATATTACTCGCTATGGGATGGCCCATGTGATCAAGAGAGACGTTATATGCCGCGCCTGTTCCGCCATCCTCGCCGTCGATGGCTAGGGCGGCGGCGTATGGGTTTCTTGTGAGGTTGTTTAGCACTGCCAGAGCGGTGCTTGTTCCTGAAATTTTGGGATACACCGGCACCCTGAAACCCCAAGCCATGGCCATTGACTGGATCATTTTCGCTACAGATTCTTCTATGGAATACATCGTTTGATGTGTTGGTGGACTTGGCAAGCTAACGCCGCGAGGCACCCCCCTTATTGCGGCGATTAGTTTATTCACCTTGTACCACTCCAGTAACCCACCATCTCCGGGCTTCGCCCCCTGACCGTACTTTATCTCCACTGCACATGGGTCCTCCACCATGTCCGGTAGTGCATGGATGATCTCGTCCCAACCGAAATATCCACTTGCAACCTGGAGGATGAGGTATTTCAAAAAGCGGGATTTCAGAAGTCTTGGAGGACAACCTCCTTCTCCGGTACACATCCTTACGGGCATGCCCAGTTCTTCGTTCAGGTAAGCAACGCCCATCATAAGGCCCTCCCACATGTTTGGTGAAAGTGCACCAAAGGACATGCTACCAATGATGAGAGGATAAATTTCCCGAACCGGTGGTATCCAACCGTCTTCGCTTTGAATCCTGATCATCTCTTCAGGTGGAAGAATTCTCCCGAGAAGCGTGCGTAGCTCGAATTCGTGACGTCCCGCATCGAGAGCAGGGTCGGTTAACATGGAGATACGGATGAATTTTATTTTGTCGAGAGTACTGTCGGTCGCGTTTCTTCTACCCCCCCTTCTTCGCGGTGAACCACCCAGGTTGTTGTGAAAACGCCATTTATCAATTTCCTCACTATGAACGGGGAAGATAGCGTTATTAGGACAGACCAGGTTGCACATGCCACATCCGTTACAGGCGCGATTTGGGTCGGTATGTTGATCTATGCCGTAGTAAATTCCGTAAACATTGGAGGGCCTCTGCAAGAGACCGATAGAGATATCTATGACCCTTTTTCTGTGCACGGCAAGTTCTATAGCCCTTACGGGGCAAACCGCTGTGCACCTGCCGCAGAGAGCACATATCTCTTTATTCCAGATGATTCTCCACGGGAGGTCTCTTGTCCCCAGTGTTGACGGGGCAACTTTTCCCACTGGCTCCATTTTTCGAGTTTCCTCCTGTCTTTTCTTACAATTGCCATGTCGTACTTGAGTGGTTGGAAGTCTTTCTCTTTATCACGGTGCGGTATTGCTGCTTCCAATCCACACATTTCTGATGAAAAAACAAATATTCCCGGTATTCCTCCTGCTACACCCGGACGCAATTTCTTGCTATCCTGGACCATGAACAGTGTTTTATCGGGTGTGCAGCCTATGACACAGTTTGGACCATCGATAATGAGAGGGCGACATGCTATCTTTAGCATGCGCAGCCAATTACCATCTTCGTGCTGTCTCAGTTCCTCATCTGTTAGTGGTGTTATAATGTGCTTGAACATTTCCAAACTTAGCCCAAGATGCTTCATCGTGTAATGCAGAATGTGGGTAAACACCTCAGAATCTGAATAGTATCCGGTGTATCCTGGGAAATCCCGCGATTTCAGAAATTCTTTTATGGGTACGAAAGCTGTATTCTCTCCGTTCGTCATTGTAGAGAATCCCTGTATGAAGAAGGGATGACAGGCGTAAATGTTGATGGAATAATTTGTATTCTGACGACCTTGGGCTAAGATAATTCGAGCAGATAGTTCTTTACGATCCAAAGAGAGATATTCCGCGATGGTTAGGGGATCTCCAACCTCTTTGATCATGATCACATCCGGCCAAAAGCTGAAGACAAACATAGAACCATCATCTAATCCCCTCTTTTGAAGGTGAAGGCGGATTCTCAAAAGATGAAATTCTCTTTCTTCGCTCCCAAGTTCATTCCAATTTGGAGGGCAAGAGTAGACCCTTATCAGGTAAAGATCCCTTTTCGGTGTTCCAGGAGGTGGATCTCTTCTTGGGTATATAGAGATTTCATCCACCAAATTAAATTGATGTTCGTTCATGAAAGAATCGAGATATTTGACACCTTCCCTTGAGAAAGTTCCTGAGAGAATGGGATAATCTCTCAGCTTTTCGAAATCTCCGGACAGGTCCGTCATGAACAAACCCACACCTGACCCGTCGTGTCCCTCGCGCATAACGTCGAGTGCATTAAAGGCAAACATTGGCGAAAGAGGGTTTTCACTTGTGACTGCAAACAATCTGCACATACTGGATCCCTAAGCTATGTTCTCGTTGTTTTGTAATCTGCTAATGTTGTGCCAGGCTTTGCAGATTTATCATTGAAATGAATTTATTAACATTTTAGGCCTTTTTTGGAAGTTACATTTATGGGACTTCTA
The genomic region above belongs to Syntrophales bacterium and contains:
- the carA gene encoding glutamine-hydrolyzing carbamoyl-phosphate synthase small subunit, coding for MKKLTLPALLVLEDGSVFEGKAFAGRGEVFGEVVFNTGMTGYQEVLTDPSYYGQIVTMTYPLIGNYGINDEDMESATIYMEGFIVKEYQPYPSNWRSQRTLGEFLEAHGKIGIEDIDTRALTRRIRDKGAMKGAISTETTDVNALLEKLKAYPSLVGKDLVSPITTPKPYLWERGTRKWIEYDLKSISKQLGRPLIVVVDCGVKFSILRCLEALDCKVLVVPAHTSSEEILSSEPDGVLLSNGPGDPAALTYVVDTVRKLLGIVPIFGICLGHQILGLALGGKTEKLKFGHRGLNQPVLNQLKGKIEITSQNHGFIVTPVSLQKSSIIHMNLNDETVEGIYFPEIMAIGVQYHPEAAPGPHDTRYIFEIFIDLIKNRGTNAQKK
- a CDS encoding glutamine synthetase family protein — its product is MLACKTKEDVLKVVKEREVSFIQFWFTDILGMLKVFAITPSELEEGLEEGMGFDGSSIQGFCRIEESDMIARPDPTTFQIIPWRPMDRPVARMFCDILNPDGTPYEGDPRYALKRALKKAEEKGYTFYVGPELEYFYFVSDDSPQILDKGGYFDGLPIDRGTDLRRQTVFALQDMGIRVEYSHHEVAPSQHEIDLRYDDALSMADKVMTYRTAVKEIARQNGVYATFMPKPLFGQNGSGMHTHQSLFKGNKNAFFDPQDKYHLSEVGKQYIAGLLKHAREITAVCNQWVNSYKRLVPGYEAPVYVSWARRNRSTMIRVPMYKPGKEQATRIEFRSPDPACNPYLAFAVMLAAGLKGIEMKYELPDPIEEDIFEMDEKAREKAGIESLPGSLYEALQITSKSDLVREALGDHIFDKFIENKKVEWDRFRTHVSQYEIEKYLPML
- a CDS encoding FAD-dependent oxidoreductase encodes the protein MRQKEEPNQYTITISGMENGMRVDSRVLEERIQNAVKEGHRKIHVIAYGQHGIGGRLWSAGRDQVFLKISGAPGQRLGSMGAPNTFIEVDGPASDDVGWLNTGAQIVIRGHASNGTGNAMAQGKIFVAGDIGARGMTMTKHNPRYDPPELWVLGSVGDAFAEFMAGGIAVICGWNTDRVDNILGHRPCVGMVGGKIFFRGKHKGYSEEDAMIKEPDDEEWNWLSNNLQNFLKIIGLPELFHELGTKRNDWLVLVARKPHERKQNIAKNIKQFREEVWERELGTGGLIGDIIDIDKSSIEVITTGDLRRFIPVWENGKYFPPCQANCPTGIPVQKRWELIRKGLVKEAIDLSLHYTPFPATVCGHLCPNLCMENCTRKTMKFSPVDVTVLGKASLEAQPPSPLPKSGHKIAVIGGGPAGLSVAWQLWMKGHEPEIFEQSETIGGKITSLIPTSRIPEEVVAHELKRIEERIRIHTNFHVTKEKFLMLKEKYTFVIIAAGAQKPRMLPVPGIEKSIPATHFLKQSKQGNIKVGKKVVVIGAGNVGCDVAVEAIRGGATEVTLIDIQQPASFGKERKAAEAVGAQFRWPCFTDRITDEGVFLKDGSFIAADTVVVAIGDQPDLDFLPPEIPTSKGFIVVDKNYQTSDPQVFAIGDVVRQGLLTEAIGAGRFVAEIIDGIIRDKRKIFEQKLTVDPKRVKLEYLEARNPTINSLELWAENCASCGVCRDCGVCESICPQGAITRTQKNGNEFEYQTNDEKCIGCGFCVNACPTGVWCLIENTPVE
- a CDS encoding glutamate synthase-related protein produces the protein MGKVAPSTLGTRDLPWRIIWNKEICALCGRCTAVCPVRAIELAVHRKRVIDISIGLLQRPSNVYGIYYGIDQHTDPNRACNGCGMCNLVCPNNAIFPVHSEEIDKWRFHNNLGGSPRRRGGRRNATDSTLDKIKFIRISMLTDPALDAGRHEFELRTLLGRILPPEEMIRIQSEDGWIPPVREIYPLIIGSMSFGALSPNMWEGLMMGVAYLNEELGMPVRMCTGEGGCPPRLLKSRFLKYLILQVASGYFGWDEIIHALPDMVEDPCAVEIKYGQGAKPGDGGLLEWYKVNKLIAAIRGVPRGVSLPSPPTHQTMYSIEESVAKMIQSMAMAWGFRVPVYPKISGTSTALAVLNNLTRNPYAAALAIDGEDGGTGAAYNVSLDHMGHPIASNIRDAYLNLVKVGKQNEIPLFAAGGVGKTGNLAANAAALIMLGASGVQVGKYILQAAGGCVGSENDRCNICNTGQCPKGITSQDPRLYRRLDPEKVAERTVDIFVSFDTELKKIVAPLGRSTSLPIGMSDAIGISDYHAAKRLEIKYVV
- a CDS encoding glutamate synthase, whose product is MCRLFAVTSENPLSPMFAFNALDVMREGHDGSGVGLFMTDLSGDFEKLRDYPILSGTFSREGVKYLDSFMNEHQFNLVDEISIYPRRDPPPGTPKRDLYLIRVYSCPPNWNELGSEEREFHLLRIRLHLQKRGLDDGSMFVFSFWPDVIMIKEVGDPLTIAEYLSLDRKELSARIILAQGRQNTNYSINIYACHPFFIQGFSTMTNGENTAFVPIKEFLKSRDFPGYTGYYSDSEVFTHILHYTMKHLGLSLEMFKHIITPLTDEELRQHEDGNWLRMLKIACRPLIIDGPNCVIGCTPDKTLFMVQDSKKLRPGVAGGIPGIFVFSSEMCGLEAAIPHRDKEKDFQPLKYDMAIVRKDRRKLEKWSQWEKLPRQHWGQETSRGESSGIKRYVLSAAGAQRFAP